From the genome of Eremothecium gossypii ATCC 10895 chromosome I, complete sequence:
GCGGAAACGCGGCTACTGTAGTCATTTTCCAGGCACCTTTCGGTATATGGCGCTGGCACCCCACAACTAATCCGCGTCTGTAGCTGGATAACCCCAACCGGACATGTTGCATCCACCCCTAGAGCAAAAATGGAAGTAATGATACCGGCGGATGTACACAGGTAATCACTCATAGGAGGTGGCAGCTCTGCGGCCACGGGAATACTACATTATATATAGCTCAGGTGATTTTCCGGTATCACGACGGGGTGATGTATAGCCCAGCCGGATATTGCTATATAAATTGTGCAACAACTTACTAAGGTACTCGAATCATTGTGCCTCGAATAGCAAGCTACCTCTAAGATACGAATATCTTCTGAAATACAGAACCGATCATGTGCCCTATTACCGTTGATGTCTGCCTGTTTGATTTGGACGGGACAATTGTAGATACAACCGATGCTGTGGAAGCGGCCTGGCAAAAGGTCGGCCGGGCACACCAAGTAGATGCGGCCAAGATCCGGCGGAATTCTCACGGGCGGCGTGCGAGCGAAACGTTCAAGCAGTACTTCCCGGATGCCGACAATGACGCCGCTGTGAAAGAGTTCGAACATGCGCTGGTGTCTCAGTCGCACTACGTGGGCTTGATCCCAGGCGCGAACGATCTACTCCTGACGCTGGACCGGCCCTCTGGCTGCAACCCGGGCGAGGTCTTCCGCGATAACAGATGGGCGATCGTTACCTCTGCCACGCCATCACTCGCCCGTTCCTGGTTTAACACATTGCTCAAGAAGGTCAAACCTCCAAAAGTCTTTATTACGTCTGCGGATGTGGCAAAGGGTAAACCAGATCCTGAGGGGTATCAAAAGGCCAAGGACCAGTTGGCAGACATCCTTGGGCTCAATAAGGACAAGGTTCGCGCGGTAGTTTTCGAGGACTCAGCATTAGGTATACGGGCCGCGAAGGCGATGGGGGCGATTGCGGTCGGCATCACGTCGACCTACAGCAAAGATGTGCTATACCGTTCTGGCGCAGACTATGTGGTGGAGGACCTCGCGCAGGTCTGTGTCATGCAGAATGGTCCAGATGGTATTACCTTAGAGATAACGGGGAGCATGGAGAAGGGGACTTCGGATGCTGTGTTCGAAGAGGACGAGGAAGACGAGGCTGGTGATGAGACTAATGATGATGACGATGACGATGACGATTACAACGAAGATGAATATTACGACAATTCGGACGGCGACCACGGCAAAGGAAGGTAATTAGCACCTTTGAATGACTAGTAGTTTCATTACAAGAATAGTCACTGTTCGTGGATATCTGTATATTTGCCGTTTGTACTTAAATTCAATGAAATTCACAACCTGTTCATATTTACTCCTGCAGCGAC
Proteins encoded in this window:
- a CDS encoding AAL123Wp (Syntenic homolog of Saccharomyces cerevisiae YHR043C (DOG2) and YHR044C (DOG1); Tandem gene duplication in Saccharomyces cerevisiae), yielding MCPITVDVCLFDLDGTIVDTTDAVEAAWQKVGRAHQVDAAKIRRNSHGRRASETFKQYFPDADNDAAVKEFEHALVSQSHYVGLIPGANDLLLTLDRPSGCNPGEVFRDNRWAIVTSATPSLARSWFNTLLKKVKPPKVFITSADVAKGKPDPEGYQKAKDQLADILGLNKDKVRAVVFEDSALGIRAAKAMGAIAVGITSTYSKDVLYRSGADYVVEDLAQVCVMQNGPDGITLEITGSMEKGTSDAVFEEDEEDEAGDETNDDDDDDDDYNEDEYYDNSDGDHGKGR